The Desulfuromonas versatilis genome has a segment encoding these proteins:
- a CDS encoding ATP-binding protein: MKLFSPKVRIVTGLVGVMTSLVMLAFFLNIIPDRNSAVLQGRAALSEAIAVYSTALVQSSRVASAGGKRLEGDFALLAERNDDLLSLALRQEGGEVLVATGDHLERWKMMSGEYSKDSQVRVPIWAGERKWGELELRFRPLAAPGMWGILTTPLVQAVLFMGLAGFLIYYYYLGKVLRQLDPSQAIPGRVRDALDTMAEGLLILDRREQIVLANQSFAAMVGKPANTLLGYRAGELPWVDLQGKKVEKSQRPWVSSLLQGEVQKDSVIRLRLAGDSFRTVKVNCSPVLGTGGKYAGVLVSFDDVTALEEKEVELRKSKLEAEEANRAKSSFLANMSHEIRTPMNAILGFTEILKRGYVKNEAESLRYLNTIHSSGKNLLELINDILDLSKVESGHLEIEKTRVEPYPIIHEVIQMLGVKAAEKGIVLEMSPQGELPKEIETDPVRLRQIAFNLIGNSVKFTEQGSVSVRCRFEPDARDPRLLLEIVDTGIGMSKEAQQNIFDPFVQADNTVTRRFGGTGLGLAISRKFAHAMGGDITVESEPGQGSTFTVSLPPGDLTGVAMLRPDELAALQHRANTEQETRWQFPHARVLVVDDGVENRELVRFLLEEAGLAVEEAENGQDGVDKARTEAFDVILMDVNMPVMDGFTAVGILRREGLKMPVIALTANAMKDFEADCLKAGYSGYLSKPINIDRFMETMAELLGGRQEAALEAQVDPQVQAGEGASVQPVPPAEARPIVSRLPMSNEKFRSIVGRFVARLGEQLEAMERAVASDDFAAVAELAHWLKGAGGTVGFGVFTEPAVELESFAKQGDRERVVQVVAGLRNLEARLVNPAKEGGEAPGAQPVAAATARPAATAGSFGREPAPVVSRLAGNQRLHNTLLSFVRKLDDQIVAMERALQAGKMPELADLAHWLKGAGGTVGYDAFTEPAANLEGFAMAGQADQAALALAEIKSLAQALVPPTPCDKPPDQSSRAVGCAGIES; this comes from the coding sequence ATGAAGCTGTTTAGTCCAAAAGTCCGCATCGTTACGGGGCTGGTCGGGGTGATGACCAGTCTGGTCATGCTGGCCTTTTTTCTCAACATCATTCCCGACCGCAACAGCGCGGTCCTCCAAGGGCGCGCCGCGCTGTCCGAAGCTATCGCGGTCTACAGCACGGCGCTGGTCCAGAGTTCCCGGGTCGCGTCGGCAGGCGGCAAGCGCCTCGAGGGGGATTTCGCCCTGCTGGCAGAAAGAAACGACGACCTGCTCTCCCTGGCCCTGCGCCAGGAGGGGGGCGAGGTGCTGGTGGCCACCGGCGATCATTTGGAACGCTGGAAAATGATGAGTGGCGAGTATTCGAAGGACTCCCAGGTCCGCGTTCCGATCTGGGCCGGCGAGCGCAAATGGGGGGAGCTGGAACTGCGGTTCAGGCCCTTGGCCGCCCCCGGAATGTGGGGGATACTGACCACTCCCCTGGTGCAAGCGGTCCTCTTTATGGGGCTGGCGGGCTTTCTGATCTACTATTATTACCTGGGCAAGGTCCTGCGGCAGCTCGACCCCTCCCAGGCCATCCCCGGCCGGGTGCGCGATGCCCTGGATACCATGGCCGAGGGACTGCTGATCCTCGATCGCCGGGAGCAGATCGTGCTGGCGAACCAGTCCTTCGCCGCCATGGTCGGCAAACCGGCCAATACCCTGCTCGGTTATCGCGCGGGGGAGCTGCCCTGGGTCGATCTGCAGGGGAAAAAGGTCGAGAAATCCCAGCGCCCCTGGGTCAGCTCCCTGCTGCAGGGGGAGGTGCAAAAGGACAGCGTCATCCGGTTGCGCCTGGCCGGGGATTCGTTTCGCACGGTTAAGGTCAACTGCTCGCCGGTGCTCGGCACGGGGGGAAAATACGCCGGGGTGCTGGTCAGCTTCGACGATGTCACCGCCCTTGAGGAAAAGGAGGTCGAGCTGCGCAAGTCCAAGCTCGAGGCCGAGGAGGCCAACCGGGCGAAAAGCTCATTTCTCGCCAACATGAGCCACGAGATCCGCACCCCGATGAACGCCATCCTCGGCTTCACCGAGATTCTCAAGCGCGGCTACGTCAAGAACGAGGCCGAGAGTCTTCGCTATCTCAACACCATCCACTCCAGCGGCAAAAACCTGCTCGAGTTGATCAACGATATCCTCGACCTTTCCAAGGTTGAGTCGGGCCACCTGGAGATCGAGAAAACCCGGGTCGAACCCTACCCGATCATCCACGAGGTGATCCAGATGCTGGGGGTCAAGGCCGCCGAGAAGGGGATTGTCCTCGAAATGAGCCCTCAGGGCGAGCTTCCCAAGGAGATCGAAACCGATCCGGTGCGGTTGCGGCAGATCGCCTTCAACCTGATCGGCAATTCCGTCAAGTTTACCGAACAGGGAAGCGTGAGCGTGCGCTGCCGTTTCGAACCCGATGCCAGGGACCCGCGGCTTCTCCTCGAGATCGTCGATACCGGCATCGGCATGAGCAAGGAAGCCCAACAGAATATCTTCGATCCCTTCGTGCAGGCCGACAACACGGTGACCCGTCGTTTCGGCGGCACCGGCCTCGGGTTGGCCATCAGCCGCAAGTTCGCCCACGCCATGGGGGGCGACATCACCGTGGAAAGCGAGCCGGGGCAGGGGAGCACCTTCACCGTTTCCCTTCCCCCCGGCGATCTGACGGGGGTTGCCATGCTGCGGCCCGATGAGTTGGCCGCTCTGCAACACCGGGCAAACACCGAGCAGGAAACCCGCTGGCAATTCCCCCATGCCCGGGTACTGGTGGTGGATGACGGGGTGGAAAACCGCGAACTGGTGAGGTTTCTGCTTGAGGAGGCGGGGCTGGCCGTGGAGGAGGCGGAGAACGGCCAAGACGGGGTTGACAAGGCCCGCACCGAAGCCTTCGACGTAATTCTCATGGACGTAAACATGCCGGTGATGGACGGTTTTACCGCGGTGGGGATCCTGCGTCGCGAGGGGCTGAAAATGCCGGTGATCGCCCTGACCGCCAACGCCATGAAGGATTTCGAGGCCGATTGCCTGAAGGCCGGTTATTCGGGGTACCTGAGCAAACCCATCAATATCGACCGGTTCATGGAAACCATGGCCGAGCTGCTTGGCGGCCGGCAGGAAGCGGCCCTGGAGGCCCAGGTCGATCCCCAGGTCCAGGCCGGGGAGGGGGCGAGCGTCCAGCCCGTGCCGCCCGCGGAGGCCAGGCCCATCGTCTCCAGGCTGCCGATGAGCAACGAGAAGTTCCGCTCGATTGTCGGCCGCTTCGTGGCGCGGCTCGGCGAGCAGCTCGAGGCCATGGAGCGGGCCGTGGCGAGCGACGATTTTGCGGCGGTGGCCGAGCTGGCCCACTGGCTGAAAGGGGCGGGCGGTACGGTGGGCTTCGGGGTTTTCACCGAACCGGCGGTCGAACTGGAGAGCTTCGCCAAGCAGGGGGACCGGGAGCGGGTGGTCCAGGTCGTCGCTGGGTTGCGCAACCTGGAGGCGCGCCTGGTCAATCCGGCCAAGGAAGGCGGCGAAGCGCCCGGCGCGCAGCCAGTCGCGGCCGCGACTGCCAGGCCGGCCGCGACTGCCGGTTCGTTTGGCCGCGAACCGGCTCCGGTGGTATCAAGGCTGGCCGGCAACCAGCGGTTGCACAATACTCTGCTCAGCTTCGTCCGGAAACTGGACGACCAGATCGTTGCGATGGAGCGGGCGCTGCAGGCCGGCAAGATGCCGGAGCTGGCCGACCTGGCCCATTGGCTCAAGGGGGCCGGAGGCACCGTTGGCTATGACGCCTTCACCGAACCGGCAGCGAATCTGGAAGGTTTCGCCATGGCTGGCCAGGCGGATCAGGCCGCCCTCGCTCTGGCCGAAATCAAGTCCTTGGCCCAGGCCCTGGTGCCGCCGACGCCATGCGATAAGCCGCCCGATCAAAGCAGCCGCGCCGTCGGTTGCGCGGGCATTGAATCCTGA
- a CDS encoding GGDEF/EAL domain-containing response regulator: MDLQGHGQRKLNDATIMIVDDEPINIEVVQAFLEDEGYRNFLTVEDSTRALAMLEEGRVDLLLLDLVMPGVSGFDILAAVRAHSKLKHLPVIILTASSDAESKLRALDLGATDFLGKPLDPSELGLRVRNTLGAKAYQDQLAYYDPLTRLPNRQLFLEELSWVLQAARRHEELLALLSIELDNFEKINNTMGLSAGDEVQRLVVQRVQGVVRSIDVLARAAGDESAEMSLYHLDGSVFSLILNRIKNAESAAYVAERIVKAVKAPMQIEGREVYVTASIGIGSYPDTGEEPGALLRLASSAKDFAKKQGGDGFQFASRSISEMYEKRLRLETRLRRALSNGEFILYYQPKVDLETGAIGGVEALLRWDSDEGVIPPGDFIPMAEEMGLIIPLGEWVMAEACRQLKAWHDAGKNHLGMAINVSVRQFTAPGFIAAVKRIIQTSGIDPRYLTLELTESHLFDDIDEKIILLQSLKEMGFKLSIDDFGTGYSSLSYLRRLPVDELKIDRSFIKEVSDRADSRAIVSTIIFLARSLNLRTVAEGIEKQVELEFLQSEGCQQYQGFLFSRPLSAAELFAKLE; the protein is encoded by the coding sequence ATGGACTTGCAGGGCCATGGCCAGCGCAAGCTGAACGACGCAACCATAATGATCGTCGACGACGAACCGATCAACATCGAGGTGGTGCAAGCCTTTCTCGAGGATGAGGGGTATCGCAACTTCCTCACCGTGGAAGATTCGACCCGGGCGCTGGCGATGCTGGAAGAAGGGCGCGTCGACCTGCTGTTGCTCGACCTGGTGATGCCCGGGGTGAGCGGTTTCGATATCCTGGCCGCAGTGCGCGCCCATTCGAAGCTGAAACATCTGCCCGTCATCATCCTGACCGCTTCCAGCGATGCGGAGAGCAAGCTCAGGGCTCTGGACCTGGGGGCCACCGATTTTCTGGGCAAACCTCTTGACCCCTCGGAACTGGGGCTGCGGGTACGCAACACCCTCGGGGCCAAGGCCTACCAGGACCAGCTCGCCTATTACGACCCGTTGACCCGACTGCCCAACCGGCAGCTGTTTCTCGAGGAGCTGAGCTGGGTTCTTCAAGCCGCCCGACGCCATGAGGAGCTGTTGGCCCTGCTGAGCATCGAGCTCGACAACTTCGAGAAAATCAACAACACCATGGGGCTCAGTGCCGGGGACGAGGTCCAGCGTCTGGTGGTACAACGGGTTCAGGGCGTGGTGCGCAGCATCGATGTGTTGGCCCGCGCCGCTGGTGATGAAAGTGCCGAAATGTCTCTGTATCACCTGGACGGCAGTGTTTTTTCCCTGATCCTCAACCGCATAAAAAACGCTGAAAGCGCCGCCTATGTCGCCGAACGCATCGTCAAGGCGGTCAAGGCTCCCATGCAGATCGAGGGGAGAGAGGTCTACGTCACCGCCAGTATCGGCATCGGCTCCTACCCGGATACCGGCGAGGAGCCGGGCGCCCTGCTGCGGCTGGCCTCGAGTGCCAAGGATTTTGCCAAAAAGCAGGGGGGCGACGGCTTTCAATTCGCCTCGCGCTCCATCAGCGAAATGTACGAAAAACGCCTGCGGCTGGAAACCAGGTTGCGCAGGGCTCTGTCGAATGGTGAATTTATTCTGTATTATCAGCCGAAAGTCGACCTGGAGACGGGAGCGATCGGGGGAGTGGAGGCGCTGTTGCGCTGGGACAGCGACGAAGGCGTCATCCCGCCGGGGGATTTTATCCCCATGGCCGAGGAGATGGGGCTGATAATCCCGCTGGGCGAATGGGTTATGGCCGAAGCCTGCAGGCAGTTGAAAGCCTGGCATGACGCAGGAAAAAACCACCTCGGCATGGCCATCAATGTCTCGGTCAGGCAGTTTACGGCGCCGGGGTTCATTGCTGCGGTAAAGCGGATCATCCAAACCAGCGGCATCGATCCGCGCTATCTGACCCTGGAACTAACCGAAAGCCACCTGTTCGACGACATCGATGAAAAAATCATCTTGCTGCAGAGCTTGAAGGAAATGGGGTTCAAGCTCTCTATCGACGATTTCGGCACAGGATATTCGTCGCTCAGCTACTTGCGCAGGCTTCCCGTGGACGAATTGAAAATAGACCGCTCCTTCATCAAGGAGGTCTCTGACCGGGCGGACAGCCGGGCCATCGTTTCGACCATTATTTTTCTTGCCCGTAGCCTTAACCTGCGAACCGTGGCGGAGGGGATCGAGAAACAGGTCGAGCTGGAATTCCTGCAGAGCGAGGGGTGCCAGCAGTATCAGGGCTTTCTCTTCAGCCGCCCATTGTCCGCCGCCGAGTTGTTCGCCAAGCTTGAATGA
- a CDS encoding ATP-binding protein: MKELNRARFHFLECMERINRAIQQADDVEQMLWNALETAYSIFDCDRIWLLYPCDPKAPTFRIPVEIFRKEYPGALALNQDIPMWSLGEGFCTKVLETEGPVVFRSDTDPPIFHELAEQFGVRSQVIMAIYPRVGKPWMFGMHQCSYDRTWSRDEQELFEGIGRRIAEGLSALLLLRDLRETQERFDLAVKGSRDGLWDWPDVNQDAMWWSPRVYEMLGRNPGEIAPAASTLMELVHPDDLEKVRLALRHRFKDDGEQQELRFRIRNGSGETRWLLARGMTVAGNGGESRRMSGSFQDVTDATLAAEELRQYQDRLEELVEERMAELKAINAELEATTEALREREEQLRILFENSPLGIVLLDPGDLRFVRFNQKAHEFLKYSREEFTSLGMVDIDANLPPEDARDRQWLAQKSGWHQYETLGRAKDGSLLELQLTGQMIQIGGKPYLLQIFEDISARKAMEAELIRAKESADEANRAKSEFLAVMSHEIRTPLSVVIASIDHLLHTTEDSEQKAILELADSSADSLHSLIEDILDFSRIEARRVEIRRDAFDLRGCIEKIIEMFRMQAQGKGLRLRYTIDPQVPATIHGDPDRLTQVLINLVGNAMKFTHQGEVAIRVGVRPDSLILSVRDTGIGIAEDKRDRLFQSFSQVDSSLTRKYGGTGLGLAISKALVDLMGGTIWVESAPGKGSVFSFTLPAWSQQPEDSREARAAAGEEVQENLQRRQAGRVLLVDDDPRVRKIVTMTLAERHWEVTTVTGGREALELLREEAFDLILMDLQMPDMSGLDVTREIREREKSTKGRRTPIVALTAHALLDHKKSCLEVGMDDFLSKPASREKLFEVVEKYLEPPPEDDMESCA, translated from the coding sequence ATGAAAGAATTAAACCGGGCGCGCTTCCACTTTCTGGAATGCATGGAGCGGATCAACCGGGCGATCCAGCAGGCTGACGATGTCGAGCAGATGCTGTGGAACGCCCTGGAGACGGCTTATTCCATCTTTGACTGCGACCGCATCTGGCTGCTGTATCCCTGTGATCCGAAAGCTCCCACTTTCCGGATACCGGTGGAAATCTTCCGCAAAGAATATCCGGGGGCACTCGCCCTGAATCAGGATATACCCATGTGGTCCTTGGGCGAGGGTTTCTGCACCAAGGTCCTTGAGACAGAGGGCCCGGTCGTTTTTAGATCCGATACCGATCCGCCGATATTCCATGAGTTAGCGGAACAGTTCGGGGTTCGCTCGCAGGTGATCATGGCCATCTACCCCCGGGTCGGCAAGCCCTGGATGTTCGGCATGCACCAATGCTCCTATGACCGCACCTGGAGCAGAGATGAGCAGGAACTGTTCGAGGGCATTGGCCGACGGATCGCGGAAGGACTGAGCGCCCTTTTGCTGCTTCGCGACCTGCGCGAGACCCAGGAGCGTTTCGACCTGGCGGTTAAGGGCTCCCGCGACGGCCTTTGGGACTGGCCCGATGTAAACCAGGACGCCATGTGGTGGTCCCCCCGGGTTTACGAGATGCTCGGCCGCAATCCGGGTGAAATCGCCCCCGCGGCCAGCACCCTGATGGAGCTGGTCCACCCCGACGACCTGGAAAAAGTGAGGCTGGCCCTCCGACACCGCTTCAAGGACGACGGGGAACAGCAGGAATTGCGCTTCCGGATCAGGAACGGGAGCGGGGAAACCCGTTGGCTCCTGGCTCGCGGGATGACCGTGGCCGGCAACGGGGGGGAGAGCCGCCGCATGTCCGGTTCCTTTCAGGACGTCACCGACGCCACCCTGGCCGCCGAGGAGCTGCGCCAGTACCAGGACCGCCTGGAGGAGCTGGTCGAGGAGCGCATGGCCGAACTCAAAGCCATCAATGCCGAACTGGAGGCGACCACCGAGGCCCTTCGCGAGAGGGAGGAGCAGCTGCGCATCCTCTTCGAGAATTCACCATTGGGGATCGTTCTGCTGGACCCAGGAGATCTGCGCTTCGTCCGCTTCAACCAGAAAGCCCACGAGTTTCTGAAATACAGCCGGGAGGAGTTCACCAGCCTTGGCATGGTCGATATCGATGCGAACCTCCCCCCCGAAGATGCCCGGGACCGGCAATGGCTGGCCCAGAAGAGCGGCTGGCACCAGTACGAGACCCTGGGCAGGGCCAAGGACGGATCGCTGCTGGAGCTTCAGCTCACCGGGCAGATGATCCAGATCGGCGGCAAACCCTACCTGCTGCAGATTTTCGAGGATATTTCCGCCCGCAAGGCGATGGAGGCGGAGCTGATCCGGGCCAAGGAGAGCGCCGACGAGGCCAACCGGGCCAAAAGCGAGTTTCTGGCGGTGATGAGCCATGAAATCCGCACCCCCCTGAGCGTGGTGATCGCCTCCATCGATCATCTGCTCCACACCACCGAGGACTCCGAGCAGAAAGCCATCCTCGAGCTGGCCGACAGTTCGGCCGACAGCCTGCACAGCCTGATCGAGGACATCCTGGATTTTTCCCGCATCGAGGCGCGCCGGGTGGAAATCCGCCGGGACGCCTTCGACCTGCGGGGATGCATAGAGAAGATTATCGAAATGTTTCGCATGCAGGCCCAGGGCAAGGGCCTGCGCCTGCGCTATACCATCGACCCGCAGGTCCCCGCTACGATCCACGGCGACCCGGACCGTTTGACCCAGGTGCTGATTAACCTGGTGGGCAACGCGATGAAATTCACCCACCAGGGCGAGGTGGCCATCCGTGTCGGTGTCCGGCCGGACAGTCTGATCCTGTCGGTCAGGGACACGGGAATCGGCATCGCCGAGGACAAGCGGGACCGGCTTTTCCAAAGCTTCAGCCAGGTGGACAGCTCCCTGACGCGCAAGTACGGGGGGACCGGGTTGGGGCTCGCCATCAGCAAGGCCCTGGTGGACCTGATGGGCGGCACCATCTGGGTGGAGAGTGCCCCGGGCAAGGGGAGTGTTTTTTCCTTCACCCTGCCGGCCTGGAGTCAGCAGCCGGAGGACTCCAGAGAGGCCCGCGCCGCGGCCGGCGAGGAGGTTCAGGAAAACCTGCAGAGGCGGCAGGCGGGGCGGGTTCTGCTGGTGGATGATGATCCCCGGGTAAGGAAGATCGTTACCATGACCCTGGCCGAACGCCACTGGGAAGTTACCACCGTCACGGGGGGCCGGGAGGCGCTGGAGCTGCTGAGGGAGGAGGCTTTCGACCTGATCCTGATGGACCTGCAGATGCCGGATATGAGCGGCCTGGACGTCACTCGGGAAATCCGCGAGCGGGAAAAATCCACAAAGGGGCGACGGACACCGATTGTCGCGCTGACCGCCCATGCCCTGCTCGACCACAAGAAAAGCTGCCTGGAGGTCGGGATGGATGATTTTCTCAGCAAGCCGGCCTCACGGGAAAAACTTTTCGAGGTGGTGGAAAAGTACCTGGAACCGCCCCCGGAAGACGACATGGAAAGCTGCGCCTGA
- a CDS encoding aldehyde ferredoxin oxidoreductase C-terminal domain-containing protein, protein MKFLTNRPAADPSSVLYKRCTVDLKTGAMKFADVPCRNLEEVLGGFGRSFQLLAEREIRTAYCDENPLIVNTGLLTGSSAMTGLRTYFSGYSPIKESKKGLPAAMWSTGSGKFGAKFKWTGLDELIFENRSDQPVYALLREGAEGPVVELKPAGHLLGLSTHEKIMALQKQYPDAHFAAIGQAGEHWQNVYMGAVALSTENQLKSGEDKCRFAGRGGMGSLMGYKNLLALVAQSTDKTKAVSEAVKKVNINVVKGGGSARLQPISRGGGGGTWAAYDVMQPFHAVPLNNFRPQGNDLPEKLFRANVEKSFEIKSEACFRCGITCHNNVYEKHADGSRGEFIAKFDYEPLNLLGTNLGIHDAGQAARLIQLGDNYGMDSISLGVTVSYVLAYNERHPEKPLLNGATFGDYAKIRELVIQAGEGQLPEVGQGSKRLSESTGETSYAYHVKGLELPAYQPETNPGYAWAIAGGHMSMGSYGLLTREGKSDIDSWVEGITRTKLQIVGFDMIGLCKFFDIAKGICTQMVVDCLQSECGLEVTTEELAAAVRRAFLRGLALELRQGYSKEEYTIPAEVFEQPNPNIKLPNITSPEFLAELSKRVWEVFEPELEGLLPTPGDLTAKKPQ, encoded by the coding sequence ATGAAGTTTCTGACCAACCGGCCCGCTGCGGACCCCTCGTCGGTTCTCTACAAGCGCTGCACAGTCGATCTGAAGACCGGCGCGATGAAATTCGCGGACGTCCCCTGCCGCAACCTCGAGGAGGTGCTGGGCGGCTTCGGCCGCTCCTTCCAGCTGCTGGCCGAGCGGGAGATCCGCACCGCCTACTGCGACGAGAACCCGCTGATCGTCAATACCGGCCTGCTGACCGGCAGCAGCGCCATGACCGGGCTGCGCACCTACTTCTCCGGCTACAGCCCCATCAAGGAGTCGAAGAAGGGGCTGCCGGCCGCCATGTGGTCCACGGGCAGCGGCAAGTTCGGCGCCAAGTTCAAGTGGACCGGCCTGGATGAGCTGATCTTCGAGAACCGCTCCGATCAGCCCGTCTATGCCCTGCTCCGCGAGGGGGCCGAGGGCCCGGTGGTGGAACTGAAGCCGGCGGGGCACCTGCTCGGGCTCTCCACCCACGAGAAGATCATGGCCCTGCAGAAGCAGTACCCCGACGCCCACTTCGCCGCCATCGGCCAGGCCGGAGAGCATTGGCAGAACGTCTACATGGGCGCGGTGGCCCTCTCCACCGAGAACCAGCTCAAATCCGGCGAGGACAAATGCCGCTTTGCCGGGCGCGGCGGCATGGGCAGCCTGATGGGCTACAAGAACCTGCTCGCCCTGGTCGCGCAGAGCACCGACAAGACCAAGGCGGTCTCCGAAGCGGTGAAAAAGGTCAACATCAACGTGGTCAAGGGCGGCGGTTCGGCGCGGCTGCAGCCGATCAGCCGCGGCGGGGGCGGCGGCACCTGGGCCGCCTACGACGTCATGCAGCCCTTTCACGCCGTGCCGTTGAACAACTTCCGCCCCCAGGGGAACGACCTGCCCGAGAAGCTCTTCCGCGCGAACGTGGAGAAGAGCTTCGAGATCAAGTCCGAGGCCTGCTTCCGCTGTGGGATCACCTGCCACAACAACGTCTACGAGAAGCATGCCGACGGCAGCAGAGGCGAGTTTATCGCCAAGTTCGACTACGAGCCGCTCAACCTGCTGGGGACCAACCTCGGCATCCACGATGCCGGCCAGGCGGCGCGCCTGATCCAGCTGGGGGACAACTACGGCATGGACTCCATCTCCCTGGGGGTCACCGTCTCCTACGTGCTCGCCTACAACGAGCGGCACCCGGAAAAGCCTTTGCTCAACGGCGCCACCTTCGGCGATTACGCAAAGATCCGCGAGCTGGTCATCCAGGCCGGCGAGGGCCAGCTGCCCGAGGTCGGCCAGGGCTCCAAGCGCCTTTCCGAGAGCACCGGCGAGACCTCCTACGCCTATCACGTCAAGGGGCTGGAGCTGCCCGCCTACCAGCCCGAGACCAACCCGGGCTACGCCTGGGCCATCGCCGGCGGCCACATGTCCATGGGCAGCTACGGGCTGCTGACCCGCGAGGGGAAGTCGGACATCGACTCCTGGGTGGAGGGGATCACCCGGACCAAGCTGCAGATCGTCGGCTTCGACATGATCGGCCTGTGCAAGTTCTTCGACATCGCCAAGGGGATCTGCACCCAGATGGTGGTGGACTGCCTGCAGAGCGAGTGCGGCCTGGAGGTCACCACCGAGGAGTTGGCCGCAGCGGTGCGCCGGGCGTTTCTGCGCGGCCTGGCGCTGGAGCTGCGCCAGGGCTACAGCAAGGAGGAGTACACGATCCCGGCCGAGGTTTTCGAACAGCCCAACCCAAACATCAAGCTGCCCAACATCACCAGTCCGGAGTTTCTCGCCGAGCTGAGCAAACGGGTCTGGGAGGTGTTCGAGCCGGAGCTGGAAGGGCTGCTCCCCACTCCCGGCGACCTCACGGCGAAAAAGCCGCAGTAG
- a CDS encoding MoaD/ThiS family protein: MQITVKLHGVFRIGRFTEELRSYPPGTCVREVVDELRFPDHLLGIVVINDVHADLDAELHEGDTLSLLPMLDGG; the protein is encoded by the coding sequence ATGCAGATAACCGTAAAACTCCACGGCGTCTTCCGCATCGGCCGCTTCACCGAAGAGCTCCGCAGCTACCCGCCCGGCACCTGCGTCCGGGAGGTGGTCGACGAGTTGCGCTTCCCGGACCATCTGCTGGGAATCGTGGTGATCAACGACGTGCACGCCGACCTCGACGCGGAGCTGCACGAGGGCGACACCCTGAGCCTGCTGCCCATGCTCGATGGCGGCTAG
- the gabT gene encoding 4-aminobutyrate--2-oxoglutarate transaminase — protein sequence MLTGQELQAAGKGQGDRTKELLQKKQQYVSQGISNLAPIFIESAKGAVLRDIDQNTYIDLYGGIGVINAGHCPQSVVDAIKAQADKLLHSCFMVAMYDSYVELAEKLTQLTPGDHAKKAMFVNSGAEAVENAVKIARAATGKPGVIAFEAGYHGRTLLTMTLTSKVKPYKHQFGPFAPEVYKIPSAYCYRCIYKSTYPECGMHCLEAFERFFISEVAPDNISAMIIEPVQGEGGFIVPPKEFLPGLKQICEQNDILFIADEVQTGFARTGKMFAVEHYGVTPDLMTLAKGIASGMPLSAVVGRAEVMDAPTPGRVGGTYGGNPVACAAALATLELMAKEDLSARGAKIGATISGRMRELQQRFPQIGDVRELGAMVAIELVKDPATKAPAKDEVGQIIQACFKRGVLTMGAGIFGNVIRFLPPLAITDSQLDSALDAFAEALAEVLGK from the coding sequence ATGCTGACAGGACAGGAACTGCAGGCGGCCGGCAAGGGCCAGGGGGACCGCACCAAGGAACTGCTGCAGAAAAAACAGCAGTACGTCTCCCAGGGGATCTCCAACCTGGCGCCGATCTTCATCGAATCGGCCAAGGGCGCGGTACTCCGCGACATCGACCAGAACACCTACATCGACCTCTACGGCGGCATCGGCGTGATCAACGCCGGGCACTGCCCGCAGAGCGTGGTCGATGCGATCAAGGCGCAGGCCGACAAGCTGCTGCACAGCTGCTTCATGGTGGCCATGTACGACTCCTACGTGGAGCTGGCCGAAAAGCTGACGCAGCTCACCCCGGGCGACCACGCCAAGAAGGCCATGTTCGTCAACAGCGGCGCCGAGGCGGTGGAGAACGCGGTCAAGATCGCCCGCGCGGCCACCGGCAAACCGGGGGTGATCGCCTTCGAGGCCGGCTACCACGGCCGCACCCTGCTGACCATGACCCTGACCAGCAAGGTCAAGCCCTACAAGCACCAGTTCGGCCCCTTCGCCCCGGAGGTCTACAAGATCCCCTCGGCCTACTGCTACCGCTGCATCTACAAATCGACCTACCCCGAGTGCGGCATGCACTGCCTGGAGGCCTTCGAGCGCTTCTTCATCTCCGAGGTCGCCCCGGACAACATTTCCGCGATGATCATCGAGCCGGTCCAGGGCGAAGGGGGCTTCATCGTGCCGCCCAAGGAGTTTCTCCCCGGCTTGAAGCAGATCTGCGAACAGAACGACATCCTCTTTATCGCCGACGAGGTGCAGACCGGCTTCGCCCGCACCGGCAAGATGTTCGCCGTCGAGCACTACGGCGTGACTCCCGACCTGATGACCCTGGCCAAGGGGATCGCCTCGGGGATGCCGCTCTCGGCGGTGGTCGGCCGGGCCGAGGTCATGGACGCCCCCACCCCCGGGCGGGTCGGCGGCACCTACGGCGGCAACCCGGTGGCCTGCGCCGCGGCCCTGGCGACGCTGGAGCTGATGGCCAAGGAAGATCTCAGCGCCCGCGGCGCCAAGATCGGCGCCACCATCAGCGGCCGCATGCGCGAGCTGCAGCAGCGCTTCCCGCAGATCGGCGATGTCCGCGAGCTGGGCGCGATGGTCGCCATCGAGCTGGTCAAGGACCCCGCGACCAAGGCCCCGGCCAAGGACGAGGTCGGCCAGATCATCCAGGCCTGCTTCAAGCGCGGCGTGCTGACCATGGGCGCGGGCATCTTCGGCAACGTCATCCGCTTCCTGCCGCCGCTGGCGATCACCGACAGCCAGCTCGATTCGGCCCTGGACGCCTTCGCCGAGGCCCTCGCCGAGGTGCTCGGCAAATAG